One region of Jatrophihabitans cynanchi genomic DNA includes:
- a CDS encoding exonuclease SbcCD subunit D yields the protein MRLLHTSDWHLGRTLHGAPLIEHQRGFLSWLQDVAVREQVAAVLVAGDVYDRAVPPTDAVRLLDDALAGFAASGVPVLLTSGNHDSAIRLGFGRALNRAAGIHLRTDLSGLTDPLVLRDDAGELAVYGIPYLLPDAVMDDLGTERTHAAVLAAAVDRIRADARAREISRVVAVAHAFVTGGTESGSERDIRVGGLADAPAAVFAGLSYTALGHLHGPQQVADRVRYSGSPLAFSFGERQHVKSVTLVDIDAAGAVTTELLATPVPRPLREVRGRLADLLADPDPSLAGAWVKAVLTDPQRPLAPMERLRERWPHTLVLDFAPEGMQVDTATDLQRLSEASDPVEVCAHFMEWVDATRPDRAQQDELRRTVEAVRALEASA from the coding sequence ATGCGGTTGTTGCACACCTCGGACTGGCACCTGGGCCGTACCCTGCACGGCGCGCCGCTGATCGAGCATCAACGCGGCTTCCTGTCCTGGCTGCAGGACGTGGCGGTGCGCGAGCAGGTGGCCGCGGTGCTGGTGGCCGGCGACGTGTACGACCGGGCCGTGCCACCGACCGACGCGGTGCGATTGCTCGACGACGCGCTGGCCGGGTTCGCGGCATCCGGTGTCCCTGTCCTGCTGACCAGCGGCAATCACGACTCGGCGATCCGGCTCGGATTCGGGCGCGCGCTCAACCGGGCGGCGGGCATCCACCTGCGCACCGACCTGAGCGGGCTCACCGATCCGCTGGTACTGCGCGACGACGCCGGCGAGCTCGCGGTCTACGGCATCCCGTACCTGCTGCCGGACGCGGTGATGGACGACCTCGGCACCGAGCGCACGCACGCCGCCGTGCTGGCCGCGGCGGTCGACCGGATCCGCGCCGACGCTCGCGCGCGCGAGATCTCGCGGGTGGTGGCGGTGGCGCACGCGTTCGTCACCGGGGGCACCGAGTCCGGCTCCGAACGCGACATCCGGGTCGGCGGCCTCGCCGACGCACCGGCCGCGGTCTTCGCCGGCCTCAGCTACACCGCGCTGGGGCACCTGCACGGCCCGCAGCAGGTGGCCGACCGGGTCCGCTACTCCGGTTCGCCGCTCGCCTTCTCCTTCGGCGAGCGGCAGCACGTCAAGTCGGTCACGCTGGTGGACATCGACGCCGCCGGCGCCGTGACGACCGAACTGCTCGCGACTCCGGTGCCGCGGCCGCTGCGCGAGGTGCGCGGCCGGCTGGCCGATCTGCTCGCCGACCCCGACCCGTCCCTCGCCGGCGCCTGGGTCAAGGCGGTGCTCACCGACCCGCAGCGTCCGCTGGCGCCGATGGAACGGCTGCGCGAGCGCTGGCCCCACACCCTGGTGCTCGACTTCGCGCCCGAGGGCATGCAGGTGGACACGGCCACCGACCTGCAACGGCTGTCCGAGGCGAGCGATCCGGTCGAGGTGTGCGCGCACTTCATGGAGTGGGTCGACGCCACCCGTCCGGACCGCGCCCAGCAGGACGAACTGCGCCGCACCGTCGAGGCCGTGCGCGCCCTGGAGGCCTCAGCATGA
- a CDS encoding AAA family ATPase, producing the protein MRLHELRLRAFGPFADEQVVDFDQLGASGLFLLDGPTGAGKTSVLDAITFALYGPGERGGDGRLHSDFAAAGVEPRVQLEFSMRGSRHRVTRTPEYARPKHRGTGLTRQAATVHLERREAGRWVSRSSNKAEVADLLADELRLTRDQFTQVVLLPQGEFARFLRADDDERRTVLTKLFGTHLYDQITDELDRRRAVAVKDLDASRLRVRACAAAAAEAAGLDAVEREALIVLPDAELRTRLSRIAAALQAEQEYSAGQRVERDAALDAARREHAESIALAERADRLVAARAALAEHRRGRAEHERRVQALAAARRAEPVRALLEALADADADAARARAAVLEVDPHVSGEVLAGAGGAAYAQLAAEAAREAAELQHLVAREADAEAAQAAVAAELAAFERTGHELESRQARVAELPTRVAGASRQLAAARARSDRAGSLRASCAELQARLDATRQLAELAPRIERARRADDRALAAYRTGLAEHVRLLEARAAGIAAELAAGLVAGEPCAVCGSREHPAAATGTSQPVRAEDVAVAAAVAERAGKQRESCAATLARLERDQAAVAALAGTETAAELADQLAAAQAALADAECADAEVQPGAEALAALEAEQSRCAEELSAAVARHSAAASRLQAAQSRLAEQTETLAAAAGSSASVADKQRELVELGRRGAALAAAADTLAAALATARAARTRAEHESAAGGFATLEAAAAAVRTTTQAEELAEHVARWTAEQERLQARLAECGDLGGADPAEVAARAQAGGRALEAARSAAAAAADRAEVARHACERFSSALRDVEQAQDELLARDEQAAPVLYLAKLTKGMTGQRRVALTTYVLRHWFERVVQAANQRLGSMSSGRYELVRVDEGTSKGERTGLTLCVLDRHTGERRSTRSLSGGETFYASLALALGLADVVRAEAGGIDLDTLFIDEGFGTLDADTLEEVMSVIDELRDRGRVVGIVSHVAELKDRIAERVEVRRRPDGSSWLRVVA; encoded by the coding sequence ATGAGGCTGCACGAGCTTCGGCTGCGGGCGTTCGGGCCGTTCGCCGACGAGCAGGTCGTCGACTTCGACCAGCTCGGTGCGTCCGGACTGTTCCTCCTCGACGGCCCGACCGGCGCCGGCAAGACCAGCGTGCTGGACGCGATCACGTTCGCGCTGTACGGGCCGGGGGAGCGGGGCGGCGACGGCCGGCTGCACTCGGACTTCGCGGCGGCCGGCGTCGAGCCGCGGGTGCAGCTGGAGTTCTCGATGCGCGGCAGCCGGCACCGGGTCACCCGGACGCCGGAGTACGCGCGGCCCAAGCACCGCGGCACCGGATTGACCAGGCAGGCGGCCACGGTCCACCTGGAGCGCCGCGAGGCGGGGCGCTGGGTGAGCCGTTCGAGCAACAAGGCCGAGGTCGCCGACCTGCTCGCCGACGAACTGCGCCTGACGCGCGACCAGTTCACCCAGGTGGTGCTGCTGCCGCAAGGGGAGTTCGCGCGCTTCCTGCGCGCCGACGACGACGAGCGGCGCACGGTGCTGACCAAGCTGTTCGGCACGCACCTCTACGACCAGATCACCGATGAGCTGGACCGGCGGCGGGCGGTCGCGGTCAAGGACCTGGACGCGTCCCGGCTGCGGGTGCGGGCGTGCGCGGCGGCAGCGGCCGAGGCGGCCGGGCTGGACGCCGTCGAGCGCGAGGCACTGATCGTCCTGCCCGACGCCGAGTTACGCACGCGGCTGAGCCGGATCGCCGCCGCGCTGCAGGCCGAGCAGGAGTACAGCGCGGGGCAGCGCGTCGAGCGGGACGCGGCACTCGACGCCGCCCGGCGCGAGCACGCCGAGTCGATCGCGCTGGCCGAGCGGGCCGACCGGTTGGTTGCCGCACGGGCCGCGCTGGCCGAGCACCGGCGCGGCAGGGCCGAGCACGAACGCCGCGTCCAGGCCCTCGCGGCGGCCCGGCGCGCCGAACCGGTGCGCGCGCTGCTCGAGGCGCTCGCCGACGCAGACGCCGACGCCGCGCGGGCGCGCGCCGCCGTCCTCGAGGTCGACCCGCACGTGTCCGGCGAGGTTCTCGCCGGCGCCGGCGGCGCGGCGTACGCACAGCTGGCCGCCGAGGCCGCGCGGGAGGCGGCCGAGCTGCAGCACCTCGTCGCCCGCGAGGCCGACGCGGAGGCAGCCCAGGCGGCGGTGGCCGCCGAGCTGGCCGCGTTCGAGCGGACCGGGCACGAGCTGGAGTCGAGGCAGGCCCGGGTGGCCGAGCTGCCCACTCGGGTAGCCGGCGCGTCACGACAGCTCGCCGCAGCGCGCGCGCGTTCGGACCGGGCCGGCTCGCTGCGGGCGTCGTGCGCCGAGTTGCAGGCGCGCCTGGACGCGACGCGGCAGCTGGCCGAGCTGGCGCCGCGGATCGAGCGTGCCCGGCGGGCCGACGACCGCGCACTCGCCGCCTACCGGACCGGACTGGCCGAGCACGTGCGGCTGCTGGAGGCGCGCGCGGCGGGGATTGCCGCCGAGCTCGCCGCCGGGCTGGTCGCCGGTGAGCCGTGTGCGGTGTGCGGGTCCCGTGAGCACCCGGCCGCTGCCACGGGGACCTCGCAGCCGGTCCGAGCCGAGGACGTCGCGGTAGCCGCCGCGGTGGCCGAGCGGGCCGGGAAGCAGCGGGAGAGCTGCGCCGCGACGCTCGCCCGGCTCGAACGCGACCAGGCCGCGGTCGCCGCGCTGGCCGGCACCGAGACCGCGGCGGAGCTCGCCGACCAGCTCGCGGCCGCGCAGGCGGCGCTGGCCGACGCCGAGTGCGCCGACGCCGAGGTCCAGCCGGGCGCCGAAGCTCTCGCCGCGCTCGAGGCCGAACAGTCCCGCTGCGCCGAGGAGCTCAGCGCGGCCGTGGCCCGGCACAGCGCCGCGGCGAGCCGCCTGCAGGCCGCGCAGAGCCGGCTGGCCGAGCAGACCGAGACCTTGGCCGCCGCCGCCGGGAGTTCGGCCAGCGTCGCCGACAAGCAGCGCGAGCTGGTCGAACTCGGCCGGCGCGGCGCGGCGCTCGCGGCGGCCGCTGACACGCTCGCCGCCGCGCTGGCCACCGCGCGGGCGGCCCGCACGCGCGCGGAGCACGAGTCGGCCGCCGGCGGGTTCGCCACCCTGGAGGCGGCAGCCGCCGCGGTCCGGACCACCACGCAGGCCGAAGAGCTGGCCGAGCACGTCGCGCGGTGGACGGCCGAGCAGGAGCGGCTTCAGGCGCGACTTGCCGAATGCGGCGATCTCGGCGGCGCCGACCCGGCCGAGGTCGCGGCACGTGCCCAGGCCGGTGGCCGGGCGCTCGAGGCCGCCCGGTCGGCGGCCGCGGCCGCAGCCGATCGTGCCGAGGTGGCGCGGCACGCGTGCGAGCGGTTCAGCTCCGCGCTGCGCGACGTCGAGCAGGCGCAGGACGAACTGCTCGCGCGAGATGAGCAGGCGGCGCCGGTGCTGTACCTGGCCAAGCTCACCAAGGGCATGACCGGGCAGCGCCGGGTAGCGCTCACCACCTACGTGCTGCGGCACTGGTTCGAGCGCGTGGTGCAGGCGGCCAACCAGCGGCTGGGCAGCATGTCCAGCGGGCGGTACGAGCTGGTCCGCGTCGACGAGGGCACGTCCAAGGGCGAGCGCACCGGCCTCACCCTGTGCGTGCTCGACCGGCACACCGGGGAGCGGCGCAGCACGCGTTCACTGTCCGGCGGCGAGACGTTCTACGCCTCGCTCGCGCTGGCGCTCGGGCTGGCCGACGTGGTGCGTGCCGAGGCCGGCGGCATCGACCTGGACACGCTGTTCATCGACGAGGGGTTCGGCACGCTCGACGCCGACACCCTGGAGGAGGTGATGTCGGTGATCGACGAGTTGCGTGACCGCGGCCGGGTCGTCGGCATCGTCAGCCACGTCGCCGAGCTGAAGGACCGCATCGCCGAGCGGGTCGAGGTGCGGCGCCGCCCCGACGGCAGCAGCTGGCTACGGGTCGTCGCCTGA
- a CDS encoding 3'(2'),5'-bisphosphate nucleotidase CysQ — protein MTSDARLAATLAEQAGQLLLRLQADSGLTGKELGKRGDSESNALLLRELAAQRPDDAVLSEESADSPARLSHDRVWIIDPLDGTREYGLTGRTDWAVHVALWQRGSGGSGEITDAAVAQPALEAVYASDDVHAGPAAERAVILVSDSRPPQFAPAVASAVGAELRPMGSAGAKAMAVVRGEAAAYLHAGGQWEWDSAAPVGVAAAAGLHASRVDGSPLVYNSAHPYLPDLLICRRELAAPLLAAIAAAHSDSYGGNR, from the coding sequence GTGACCAGCGACGCGCGGCTGGCGGCTACGCTGGCCGAGCAGGCCGGGCAGTTGCTGCTCAGGCTGCAGGCCGACAGCGGGCTGACCGGTAAGGAACTCGGCAAGCGCGGCGACAGCGAGTCGAACGCGCTGCTGCTACGCGAACTCGCGGCGCAGCGACCGGACGACGCCGTCCTGTCCGAGGAGTCTGCGGACTCCCCCGCCCGGCTCTCGCACGACCGGGTCTGGATCATCGACCCGCTCGACGGCACCCGCGAGTACGGCCTGACCGGCAGGACCGACTGGGCGGTGCACGTCGCGCTCTGGCAGCGCGGCTCCGGTGGGTCCGGCGAGATCACCGATGCGGCCGTCGCGCAGCCCGCGCTCGAGGCCGTCTACGCGAGCGACGACGTCCACGCCGGGCCCGCCGCGGAACGCGCGGTGATCCTGGTCAGCGACAGCCGGCCGCCGCAGTTCGCACCGGCCGTCGCGTCCGCGGTCGGTGCCGAACTGCGGCCGATGGGTTCGGCCGGCGCCAAGGCGATGGCCGTCGTGCGCGGCGAGGCGGCCGCCTACCTGCACGCGGGGGGCCAGTGGGAATGGGACTCGGCCGCCCCCGTCGGCGTCGCGGCGGCGGCCGGGCTGCACGCGAGCCGCGTCGACGGCTCACCGCTGGTCTACAACAGCGCGCATCCGTACCTGCCCGATCTGCTCATCTGCAGGCGTGAGCTCGCCGCACCGCTGCTGGCCGCGATTGCCGCGGCGCATTCCGATTCGTACGGTGGGAACCGGTAG